The following are from one region of the Aequoribacter fuscus genome:
- the nqrM gene encoding (Na+)-NQR maturation NqrM, protein METFVLAFILMGVVVAIMAVGVMFGRQPIKGSCGGMGAVGIDAACELCGGDPNKCETESEKTANSARPGLFYSADKNS, encoded by the coding sequence ATGGAAACCTTCGTTTTAGCGTTCATTCTAATGGGTGTTGTTGTTGCCATTATGGCCGTTGGTGTTATGTTTGGGCGCCAGCCCATTAAAGGTAGCTGTGGTGGCATGGGCGCAGTCGGGATAGACGCTGCCTGTGAACTCTGTGGTGGTGACCCCAACAAATGCGAGACTGAATCGGAAAAAACCGCCAACTCTGCTCGCCCTGGCTTGTTTTACTCCGCAGATAAAAATTCATAG
- a CDS encoding FAD:protein FMN transferase, translating to MANIQRFTLALSLLVWALFLSGCDPKPAFEKMGGRTMGTSWSLTYLPPNSDHNASALRAALEAELLDINQSMSTYIADSEINLVSSAPANEPIKVSSGFAYVLDQALTLSRLSGGAYDVTVEPLILLWGFGPEFKKDDLPSEAEVEAARAQVGYEALEFDLASRTLVKTSPRALDFSSIAKGFGVDRLANLLRSRGIDNFMVEIGGELKVQGLNPQGQPWRIAVRSPQSDAPEVATTIALTDMGVATSGDYFNFFRVGGQNYSHLIDPTTGWPIRHEVVSVTVVDPSVTRADGLATSLLVLGKDEALALAEENQWAVLLLARTEAGIESFPSSAFARMYQSQ from the coding sequence GTGGCTAATATTCAGCGATTTACCCTAGCGCTCAGCCTGTTGGTCTGGGCGCTTTTTCTTTCAGGCTGTGACCCTAAGCCTGCGTTCGAGAAGATGGGCGGACGTACGATGGGCACCAGCTGGTCTTTGACTTATCTCCCACCCAATAGCGATCACAACGCGTCGGCGCTGCGTGCTGCGCTAGAAGCCGAATTGCTCGATATCAATCAATCGATGTCGACGTATATCGCAGATTCTGAGATTAATCTTGTCTCCAGTGCACCGGCAAATGAGCCGATCAAAGTATCGAGCGGCTTCGCCTATGTGCTTGATCAGGCTTTGACTTTGTCGCGCTTGTCAGGCGGCGCGTATGACGTGACGGTCGAGCCTCTGATTTTGCTGTGGGGATTCGGGCCCGAGTTTAAAAAAGACGACCTCCCAAGTGAGGCTGAGGTAGAGGCCGCTCGAGCTCAGGTAGGCTACGAAGCCCTAGAATTTGATTTGGCCAGCCGCACGCTGGTGAAGACGAGCCCCCGTGCGCTCGATTTTTCCAGTATTGCTAAAGGATTCGGCGTGGACCGCCTTGCGAACTTGCTGCGAAGTCGTGGGATCGACAATTTTATGGTCGAAATTGGCGGCGAACTCAAAGTTCAAGGCCTCAATCCGCAGGGGCAACCGTGGCGCATTGCTGTGCGTTCACCCCAATCGGACGCCCCCGAGGTTGCAACCACCATTGCTCTGACAGATATGGGTGTGGCAACGTCAGGAGATTACTTCAATTTCTTCAGGGTAGGGGGGCAGAACTACTCGCATCTGATCGATCCAACAACCGGGTGGCCCATACGGCATGAGGTGGTATCGGTTACGGTAGTCGATCCAAGTGTCACACGCGCAGATGGCTTGGCAACGAGCCTGTTGGTATTGGGCAAAGATGAGGCTTTAGCGCTTGCTGAGGAAAATCAGTGGGCCGTGTTACTATTGGCGAGGACCGAGGCTGGGATAGAATCTTTTCCTAGCTCTGCGTTTGCTCGTATGTACCAATCACAGTAA